The window ACGCCCGCGCAAGCATCAAGCCTTTTATGGAAGACGGTCGCTACGATGTCATCTGTACTGGATCCCTGCTTGGTATTAAGGGGTACAACCGTAAAAAGGGAAAAGGCGTCCCGACTGGCTTTGAAAGAATAATTTATATGAAACCCATGGACTTCGAGGAATTTCTGTGGGCAAAGGGCATAGGCGAAAACGTCATCGCATACCTGAAGGACTGCTACGAGAAAAAAGAACCCGTAAGCGAGGCGACGCATAACGCCATGCTCCGCTATTTCAAGGAATACCTTTGCGTGGGTGGCCTCCCTTATGTCGTTTCTCGATTTGTCGAGACGAACGACATGAACGTTGTTTGGCAGGAACAGCAGGACATTCTTGAAGAATATAAGGACGATTTCGGCAAACACCTTGACGAGAATGAAAACGAGGAAATTGACCGCACGCTTCTTGGCCGCATCAATCGCGTCTTTGATTCAATTCCCGCCCAACTCGCGAAGGAAAACAACAAATTCGTTTATTCGCAACTAGAAAAGAAGGGTCGTTCCGAAAATTACCAAACCGCAATCCAATGGCTCTACGACTGCGGCATAATCAACATTTGCCACAACCTGACCAACATCGCAGAACCTCTTGACGGCTACAAAATCGAAAACACCTTTAAAATTTATGTGCAGGATTCCGGCCTGTTTGTCGCCATGCTGGAACGCGGCACCGCGGCCAAGATTCTAAGCGGCGATCTGGGATTCTATAAAGGTGCCATCTACGAGAACATCATCGCAGATTGTTTCTCTAAACAAGGTCGCAAACTATTCTACTTCCGCAAAGAATCCGGGCTAGAAATTGACTTTGTAGAAAATGTCGGCGGCGAACTCGCCATTATTGAAGTCAAGGCAACAACGGGACGCTCCAAGTCGGCAAAGACCGTTCTGAGTAACGACAACTACGCAGCCAAGGTTTGCTACAAGCTTTCCGAAAACAACATAGGTGTTGCGGGCAAGATGGTTACACTGCCATACTACATGGCAATGTTTTTGGAGTGAAAAATCGAAAGAAAATCCTTCGGCATCCTGTCGCAAAGCCAAACCTTGTTATTGCCGATATAGAACTGGATGCCCGCCTTTTGTGCTGCCTCGGTATCTATTTTCAAGATGACCGGATTGCCATCGCGGCGTTTACCAACACGAGTAGCAGTGTCAACATCAGCAGAAAGATGAACATATTGTCGTTGCATCGGCTTTAAGCCATCATGAAGAATCTGCGATAAAGCCTTGTGCGCTGTTCCATGGTATAGAACGGCAGGGGGAATCCCTGGTTCCTTCTTTATAATTTGAGGAACAGAGTGACCATAAAGTGCCCGAATTTTGTCCCCAACAATTTCGTGGCGTTTCTTTTCGGAAGTAGTGATAATTTGTTCTAAGTCTGCTTGCGTGACCTCGCATTCATACGTTCCGGATTCATTCAGGGCATGGAGTAACTGTGCTATCGGAACAAAACCCTGCTCGTCAAGTTCCAACTCGTATTCCCACGGAGCGTGCCGAAGTGCATAGGAAATTTCTTTGGAAAGGTCAACTAGATTCATTTTGCCAGCTCCACTTTTTCGAGTTCGTCAGCCATATACCTCTTTTTCAGCATCTTTCCGTTCTCGTCGGCTAGCATGTAATAATAATATTGGTCGTTATAGTGCCAGAGATACTGCTTGACAACAGCATAGAGATCCTTTTTTATCACCCTTACTTTTTCATTAGGTAAAAAAGATGGTGCCGGGCGCTCTTCTAAAACGCTTTTGAGGGTCGGAAGAATTCTAGAACTATTTCTGTAACACAATACCACAGAATCTTCTTTTTCTTCAATACATTGAAGGGTTTCCCAACCGCGAATAAACCACTGGTCGCGAGCGATGGGGTCAAGTATTCCGCTTCGGTCTTTAATCCAAAACCATTTGTTTAAGTAATCTGTCATTTGGATTTTCCTCCGATATAGTTCTTGTGAAACACGCCTTTAGGCAATCTAGCAAAAATCTCGGCAGCTTTTTCTAAAGATTTAGGATTGGGCTTAAAATGGCCGCTCCTGTCATCAAAAGAATAGATTTTTCCGCCACGAATATCTAGCATTCCTGCACATTGTACCTTGGGGTTCTTGCCTCCTATCAAGGTCGGGTGGGGCGTAGGCGCATCGCTGGAGTTTGTCCCGTTGCCGTTCCTTTTCCCGACAATGATTTTGTCGTTCATATCTATGGCGTATGTGAACAAACCATTGGTGTTTTTGTTGCCTATATAGTTTCCATGAATCAGGTCACGAATATCCTTTGCTGTTGGATTTTTAGGGTACACTCCATTCTGAACAATACCTCTTGAAACGTCGC is drawn from Fibrobacter sp. UWR3 and contains these coding sequences:
- a CDS encoding ATP-binding protein, which produces MFKRKILKEFENWKISGGKKKALVVKGMRQIGKTSSVLEFARSNYESVVYINFKENENAKKVFDNDLNVSRITIDLSALFPNAHFVENKTVIIFDEIQECANARASIKPFMEDGRYDVICTGSLLGIKGYNRKKGKGVPTGFERIIYMKPMDFEEFLWAKGIGENVIAYLKDCYEKKEPVSEATHNAMLRYFKEYLCVGGLPYVVSRFVETNDMNVVWQEQQDILEEYKDDFGKHLDENENEEIDRTLLGRINRVFDSIPAQLAKENNKFVYSQLEKKGRSENYQTAIQWLYDCGIINICHNLTNIAEPLDGYKIENTFKIYVQDSGLFVAMLERGTAAKILSGDLGFYKGAIYENIIADCFSKQGRKLFYFRKESGLEIDFVENVGGELAIIEVKATTGRSKSAKTVLSNDNYAAKVCYKLSENNIGVAGKMVTLPYYMAMFLE
- a CDS encoding RNA 2'-phosphotransferase → MNLVDLSKEISYALRHAPWEYELELDEQGFVPIAQLLHALNESGTYECEVTQADLEQIITTSEKKRHEIVGDKIRALYGHSVPQIIKKEPGIPPAVLYHGTAHKALSQILHDGLKPMQRQYVHLSADVDTATRVGKRRDGNPVILKIDTEAAQKAGIQFYIGNNKVWLCDRMPKDFLSIFHSKNIAM